One window from the genome of Hippopotamus amphibius kiboko isolate mHipAmp2 chromosome 13, mHipAmp2.hap2, whole genome shotgun sequence encodes:
- the LOC130834529 gene encoding collagen alpha-1(III) chain-like — protein sequence MNRAPSARVWEGEEGAGGFDHGRGSGARLPGARRDAPTLLRAHTVPDPLDIRAFGQYRGGARGPGARPGPHAGLSAGGHTGAPPTWPLRRMASPPPAGFLPKLGPTPHHTLQTARASRAHGAARGPGGAPARGDASRKLLLFGQVCGSASDRPVSCLPGRSGPRGRGAAPSAGRRAGLTPAAARPGLSSGSGDGAAAGQGCRPQQGPRCVSPASGSGPGPREQTLSHISTAPRRAGHREAGAGASGRKAVGSEFPGWEAGPEGEGGLPGPRGAGLAGPGRAAGVRLGGGTGPEPSAPPTCPHRAAPPHRGWSGAPALGVAPPVLPPRLKAAPQLASFLLNLPPWPDRAGLDTTPQTPEGPRAVVGEGWMEARRTGLGRCLCPPGAPPSVLKAQALCLPNDQEPQLSLPPRGPPQAVLGPQQVDTSQDSRAQLPQQNDEGPRQGWWRDRHPPRVRGISGPASPAASPPQGSPCRRDPWRVWLLGTCGASRAADGERWAGAPGQREASRPLEATGCASPSAPAPPPLTQAANGADEGQAPPDPARPSPGAQAFCGSRSPSRGLALLDGPPERAREAAAPAAPEEALQARCWRASGEGPPAPRGVLPGCPPVSVIYTPSRDPEQTWTRSLKPPHVLLGGPHPGQPCRGWARRKHGCFPARRWPPLEPTSDGRVTLGLGAAHTPGALDSFRHARLGPRGAMTPEPGCPCWDLENPERRGQQSPNGSSNAPDMSTDPAAHVF from the exons ATGAACCGTGCCCCATCTGCGAGGGTTTGGGAGGGTGAGGAGGGCGCCGGCGGCTTCGATCACGGCCGCGGCTCCGGCGCGCGCCTGCCTGGCGCCCGCCGGGATGCCCCCACCCTCCTCCGTGCTCACACAGTCCCCGACCCGTTAGACATCCGTGCGTTTGGCCAGTACAGGGGCGGAG CTCGGGGCCCAGGTGCCCGGCCGGGGCCTCATGCAGGCCTGAGTGCAGGGGGCCACACAGGAGCGCCCCCGACCTGGCCCCTGAGACGGATGGCCTCCCCACCGCCCGCGGGATTCCTGCCCAAACTGGGTCCGACTCCTCATCACACCCTTCAAACCGCCCGGGCCTCACGGGCCCACGGGGCAGCGAGGGGTCCCGGAGGGGCTCCTGCCCGCGGGGACGCCAGCAGAAAGCTGCTGCTATTTGGGCAGGTCTGCGGCTCGGCCAGCGACAG ACCTGTCAGCTGCCTCCCGGGGAGGAGTGGGCCGCGGGGCAGGGGTGCAGCGCCTTCCGCGGGCCGCCGGGCCGGCCTGACCCCCGCCGCGGCCAGACCTGGTCTGAGCAGTGGCAGCGGGGACGGGGCGGCCGCGGGGCAGGGGTGCCGCCCGCAGCAGGGGCCGCGCTGCGTGTCTCCTGCCAGTGGCTCTGGCCCCGGGCCACGTGAGCAGACGCTGAGCCACATTTCCACCGCGCCGCGGAGAGCAGGCCACCGCGAGGCTGGAGCCGGGGCGTCCGGCCGCAAGGCTGTGGGCTCAGAATTTCCAGGCTGGGAAGCGGGTCCTGAGGGGGAGGGAGGCCTCCCCGGTCCGCGGGGTGCCGGCCTCGCTGGGCCGGGGCGGGCAGCTGGGGTCCGCCTGGGCGGGGGGACGGGGCCGGAACCCAGTGCGCCTCCCACGTGCCCTCACCGGGCGGCCCCTCCCCACCGGGGCTGGTCTGGGGCCCCCGCCCTGGGGGTGGCTCCTCCCGTGCTGCCCCCACGTCTGAAAGCGGCCCCTCAGCTGGCATCCTTTCTGTTGAACCTGCCACCGTGGCCAGACAGGGCAGGCCTGGACACCACCCCACAGACCCCAGAAGGGCCACGTGCCGtcgtgggggaggggtggatggagGCCAGGAGGACCGGCCTGGGGAGGTGTCTTTGTCCCCCGGGAGCCCCGCCCTCTGTGCTCAAAGCTCAGGCACTGTGTCTCCCCAACGACCAGGAGCCCcagctctcccttccccccagggGCCCCCCGCAAGCAGTGCTGGGGCCACAGCAA GTGGACACATCTCAGGACAGCAGGGCCCAGCTACCCCAGCAGAACGATGAGGGGCCCAGGCAGGGCTGGTGGAGGGACCGTCACCCGCCCCGGGTCCGCGGAATCAGTGGCCCGGCCTCCCCAGCCG CCAGCCCTCCCCAGGGCTCTCCCTGTCGACGGGACCCGTGGCGGGTGTGGCTGCTGGGCACCTGCGGGGCCAGTAGGGCTGCGGACGGGGAGCGCTGGGCCGGGGCTCCTGGACAGCGGGAGGCGTCCAGGCCTTTGGAGGCGACAGGCTGTGCCTCCCCCTCCgcgcctgcccctcctcctctaaCCCAGGCTGCGAACGGGGCAGACGAGGGGCAGGCGCCGCCGGAT CCGGCGCGCCCCTCCCCCGGTGCCCAGGCCTTCTGTGGGTCTCGGAGCCCCTCCCGAGGCCTAGCTCTGCTGGACGGGCCCCCAGAGAGGGCGCGGGAGGCGGCGGCGCCCGCAGCCCCGGAAGAGGCCCTCCAGGCCAGGTGCTGGCGGGCGAGCGGTGAGGGCCCTCCTGCTCCCCGCGGGGTCCTTCCCGGGTGCCCACCCGTCAGCGTCATCTACACTCCCAGCCGAGACCCAGAGCAGACGTGGACGCGCAGCCTCAAGCCGCCCCACGTCCTGCTGGGGGGACCCCACCCTGGGCAGCCTTGCCGCGGGTGGGCGCGCAGGAAGCACGG CTGCTTCCCAGCTCGGCGCTGGCCACCACTGGAGCCCACCTCTGATGGGCGGGTCACACTGGGACTGGGGGCTGCTCACACACCCGGGGCACTCGACTCCTTTCGACACGCCAGGCTCGGGCCCCGGGGCGCAATGACCCCGGAACCGGGGTGTCCCTGCTGGGACCTGGAGAACCCTGAGAGGCGTGGGCAGCAGAGCCCCAACGGCAGCTCAAACGCCCCCGACATGTCCACAGACCCTGCAGCCCACGTCTTCTAG
- the LOC130834905 gene encoding spondin-2-like: MGTPSPAASRGGALWVLLLATLGRAAGQPLGESMCTAQPLAKYSITFVGKWSQASFPKQYPLFRPPAQWSSLLGAAHSSDYSLWRKDQYVSNGLREFAERGEAWALMREMEAAGEKLQSVHGVFSAPAVPSGTGQTSAELEAHSRHSLVSFVVRIVPSPDWFVGVDSLDLCDGGRWREQVAVDLHPYDAGTDSGFTFSSPNFATVPQDTVTEITASSPSHPANSFYYPRLKSLPPIARVTLVRLRQSPRAFIPPAPGLGGGGNEILDSLPGPPLTALLAPPDPETPLDCEVSLWSSWGLCAGPCGPPGTKSRTRYIRVQPANHGAPCPPLEEEAACIPDNCV; the protein is encoded by the exons ATGGGAACCCCGAGTCCGGCTGCCTCCCGGGGAGGAGCCCTCTGGGTCCTCCTCCTGGCCACACTTGGCCGCGCGGCCGGCCAGCCGCTGGGAGAGTCCATGTGCacagcccagcccctggccaaGTACAGCATCACCTTCGTGGGCAAGTGGAGCCAGGCGTCCTTCCCCAAGCAGTACCCGCTGTTCCGCCCGCCCGCACAGTGGTCATCCCTGCTGG GGGCGGCTCACAGCTCCGACTACAGCCTGTGGAGGAAGGACCAGTACGTCAGCAACGGGCTGCGGGAGTTCGCGGAGCGCGGCGAGGCCTGGGCACTGATGCGGGAGATGGAGGCGGCCGGGGAGAAGCTGCAGAGCGTGCACGGCGTGTTCTCGGCCCCCGCCGTGCCCAGCGGCACAGGGCAGACGTCCGCAGAGCTCGAGGCCCACTCCAGGCACTCGCTG GTGTCCTTCGTGGTCCGCATCGTGCCCAGCCCCGACTGGTTCGTGGGCGTCGACAGCCTGGACCTGTGTGACGGCGGCCGCTGGAGGGAGCAGGTGGCCGTGGACCTCCACCCCTACGACGCCGGCACCGACAGCGGCTTCACCTTCTCGTCCCCCAACTTCGCGACGGTCCCGCAGGACACGGTGACCGAG ATCACGGCCTCCTCTCCCAGCCACCCCGCCAACTCCTTCTACTACCCACGGCTGAAGTCCCTGCCTCCCATCGCCCGCGTGACCCTGGTGCGGCTCCGGCAGAGCCCCAGGGCCTTCATCCCGCCCGCCCcaggcctggggggcgggggcaacGAGATCCTGGACAGTCTCCCAG GCCCGCCCCTCACCGCCCTGCTCGCGCCCCCAGACCCAGAGACACCGCTGGATTGCGAGGTGTCACTGTGGTCATCCTGGGGGCTGTGCGCGGGCCCGTGCGGGCCACCGGGCACCAAGAGCAGGACACGCTACATCCGCGTGCAGCCCGCCAACCACGGGGCGCCCTGCCCGCCGCTGGAGGAGGAGGCCGCGTGCATCCCCGACAACTGCGTCTGA